A DNA window from Phragmites australis chromosome 11, lpPhrAust1.1, whole genome shotgun sequence contains the following coding sequences:
- the LOC133885640 gene encoding cytochrome P450 94C1-like, translating to MGADATTLHVAVHALASSLQPQVAAVLFASAACTVALAFLLTMLRLRPPWWCACAVCEAYVTASWAGEFDNLCDWYAHLLRRAPGRTVHVHVLGNVLTANPPTVDHMLRGRFDNYPKGAPFSAILADFLGRGIFNVDGDAWMFQRKLAAAELASPALRCFAASVVASELRCRLLPLLHSASSGGNSEKLLDLQNVFRRFAFDCICRISFGLDPGCLELSMPMSTFADAFDTASMLSARRATAPMHLFWKLKRLLNVREERELRDAIRLVDKLAAEVIRQRRKLGSAASGDDLLSRFMGSIDDDKYLRDIVVSFVLAGRDTVASALTAFFLLLSDHPEVVSAIRDEVSRVIGDRDDHHTAANSEKLNHMHYVHAALYECMRLFPPVQFDSKFAAGDDTLPDGTFVARGTRVTYHAYAMGRMESVWGPDCAEFLPERWLRDGRFVPECPYRYPVFQGGVRVCVGKELAIMEMKAAIVAVVQSFDIEAVGRSSRRPKFAPGLTATFAGGVPVRVRRRARVSAHRPPS from the coding sequence ATGGGCGCGGATGCAACAACGTTACACGTCGCGGTCCACGCCCTTGCGAGCTCCCTGCAGCCGCAGGTGGCCGCCGTGCTCTTCGCCTCGGCCGCGTGCACAGTGGCCCTGGCGTTCCTCCTGACCATGCTGCGGCTGCGGCCGCCGTGGTGGTGCGCATGCGCGGTGTGCGAGGCGTACGTGACGGCGTCGTGGGCGGGCGAGTTCGACAACCTCTGCGACTGGTATGCGCACCTCCTGCGCCGCGCGCCCGGGCGGACCGTGCACGTGCACGTGCTCGGCAACGTGCTCACCGCCAACCCGCCCACCGTCGACCACATGCTGCGCGGCCGCTTCGACAACTACCCCAAGGGCGCCCCCTTCTCCGCCATCCTCGCCGACTTCCTCGGCCGCGGGATATTCAACGTTGACGGCGACGCCTGGATGTTCCAGCGCAAGCTCGCCGCGGCTGAGCTCGCGTCCCCGGCGCTGCGCTGCTTCGCGGCCAGCGTCgtggcctccgagctgcggtgccGCCTCCTTCCTCTGCTTCACTCTGCATCCAGCGGCGGCAACAGCGAGAAGCTGCTTGACCTTCAGAACGTGTTTCGCCGCTTTGCTTTCGACTGCATATGCAGGATCTCGTTCGGCCTCGACCCCGGCTGCCTCGAGCTCTCGATGCCGATGTCAACGTTCGCGGACGCGTTCGACACGGCCTCGATGCTCTCCGCACGCCGCGCGACGGCGCCTATGCATCTGTTCTGGAAGCTGAAGCGGTTACTCAACGTCAGGGAGGAGCGGGAGCTCCGCGACGCGATCCGCCTCGTCGACAAGCTTGCCGCGGAGGTCATCCGGCAGCGCCGAAAGCTCGGCAGCGCCGCCTCGGGCGATGACCTTCTATCACGCTTCATGGGCTCCATCGACGACGACAAGTACCTCCGCGACATCGTCGTGAGCTTCGTGCTAGCTGGCCGTGACACCGTCGCCTCAGCTCTCACCGCCTTCTTCCTGCTGCTGTCGGACCACCCCGAGGTGGTCAGCGCAATCCGAGACGAAGTCTCCCGTGTCATCGGAGACAGAGACGACCACCACACGGCTGCCAACTCCGAAAAGCTCAATCACATGCACTACGTGCACGCGGCGCTGTACGAGTGCATGCGGCTGTTCCCGCCGGTGCAGTTCGATTCCaagttcgccgccggcgacgacacGCTCCCGGACGGCACGTTTGTCGCCAGGGGCACCCGTGTGACCTACCACGCGTACGCCATGGGCCGCATGGAGTCCGTCTGGGGCCCCGACTGCGCCGAGTTCCTGCCGGAGCGCTGGCTCCGCGACGGCCGGTTCGTGCCGGAGTGCCCGTACCGGTACCCAGTCTTCCAAGGCGGCGTGCGCGTCTGCGTCGGCAAGGAGCTCGCCATCATGGAGATGAAGGCGGCCATCGTCGCCGTCGTGCAGAGCTTCGACATCGAGGCGGTCGGCCGGAGCTCGCGCCGGCCCAAGTTCGCGCCAGGCCTTACCGCCACGTTCGCTGGAGGCGTGCCCGTCAGAGTGCGCCGGCGAGCGCGTGTCAGCGCGCACCGCCCACCAAGTTAA